The following are encoded in a window of Rhizophagus irregularis chromosome 4, complete sequence genomic DNA:
- a CDS encoding uncharacterized protein (SECRETED:cutsite_VNA-AP; SECRETED:prob_0.9593); SECRETED:SignalP(1-19) has product MKFLVILSVVVASAVIVNAAPVNKRSDDYGKKESMEPEKPYNPFYNPWVPTDKHKHDYGYGYIDMHDKHTDYDMKDKHDDYDIKDKHDDYDMKDKHDDYDMKDKHDDYDMKDKHDDYDMKDKHDDYDMKDKHDDYDMKDKHDDYDMKDKHDDYDIKDKHDDYDIKDKHDDYDMKDKHDDYDIKDKHDDYDMKDKHDDYDMYDKHDEKPSY; this is encoded by the exons atgaaatttttagtaattttatcaGTCGTAGTCGCTTCCGCAGTGATAGTTAATGCAGCTCCag ttaataaacgCAGCGATGATTATGGTAAAAAGGAATCAATGGAACCTGAAAAGCCATATAATCCATTTTACAATCCATGGGTACCCACAGACAAACACAAACATGATTATGGATATGGTTATATTGACATGCATGACAAACATACTGACTATGACATGAAAGACAAACATGATGACTATGACATCAAGGACAAGCATGATGATTATGACATGAAAGACAAGCATGATGACTATGACATGAAAGACAAGCATGATGACTACGACATGAAAGACAAGCATGATGACTACGACATGAAAGACAAGCATGATGACTACGACATGAAAGACAAGCATGATGACTACGACATGAAGGACAAACATGATGACTATGACATGAAGGACAAGCATGATGATTATGACATAAAAGACAAACATGATGATTATGACATAAAAGACAAACATGATGACTATGACATGAAGGACAAGCATGATGATTATGACATAAAAGACAAACATGATGACTATGACATGAAGGACAAGCATGATGATTATGACATGTATGATAAACATGATGAAAAACCaagttattaa